In one Elusimicrobiota bacterium genomic region, the following are encoded:
- a CDS encoding RNB domain-containing ribonuclease, whose product MAVRLEAIAKDAGVPHISRIHPAQEERVNERLRKELSSIGVPWPENETLWQYLAGLRQRQDLSAEVKETAQILALRSRSSALYSADDAEGHEGLALEAKAYDHPSTPIRRFSDMYNRALLEAYLEGSDPKAAYEAMLADMKVLGFASLEEYLQHLNGREQAARQMDHEVDEFMSVYELAKPENKGRQFTGYVKMVRPGRNAETVIQLRELPVEITLRGEEAKPYQLLDEVAVMVKGADPARLKVDAAIHKAAKKG is encoded by the coding sequence ATCGCCGTGCGCCTGGAGGCCATCGCCAAGGACGCCGGCGTGCCGCACATCAGCCGCATCCATCCGGCCCAGGAGGAGCGGGTCAACGAGCGCCTGCGCAAGGAACTCTCCTCCATCGGGGTCCCGTGGCCGGAGAACGAGACTTTATGGCAGTATCTGGCCGGCCTGCGCCAGCGCCAGGACCTCTCCGCCGAGGTGAAGGAGACGGCGCAGATCCTGGCCCTGCGCAGCCGCAGCTCGGCCCTCTACTCGGCCGACGACGCCGAGGGCCATGAGGGGCTGGCTCTGGAAGCCAAGGCCTACGACCATCCTTCGACGCCGATCCGGCGGTTCTCGGACATGTACAACCGGGCTCTGCTCGAGGCCTACCTGGAAGGCTCGGATCCCAAGGCGGCCTACGAGGCCATGCTGGCGGACATGAAGGTCCTGGGCTTCGCGAGCCTGGAGGAGTACCTGCAGCATCTCAACGGCCGGGAGCAGGCGGCTCGGCAGATGGACCACGAGGTGGATGAGTTCATGTCCGTCTATGAATTGGCCAAGCCGGAGAACAAGGGGCGGCAGTTCACGGGCTATGTCAAGATGGTGCGGCCGGGGCGCAATGCCGAGACTGTGATCCAGCTCCGGGAGCTGCCGGTGGAGATCACTCTGCGCGGGGAAGAGGCCAAGCCCTATCAGCTGCTCGATGAGGTCGCAGTCATGGTCAAGGGCGCGGACCCCGCGCGCCTGAAGGTGGACGCAGCCATACACAAGGCGGCCAAGAAGGGCTAG